In the Gorilla gorilla gorilla isolate KB3781 chromosome 10, NHGRI_mGorGor1-v2.1_pri, whole genome shotgun sequence genome, one interval contains:
- the UNG gene encoding uracil-DNA glycosylase yields the protein MIGQKTLYSFFSPSPARKRHAPSPEPAVQGTGVAGVPEESGDAAAIPAKKAPAGQEEPGTPPSSPLSAEQLDRIQRNKAAALLRLAARNVPVGFGESWKKHLSGEFGKPYFIKLMGFVAEERKHYTVYPPPHQVFTWTQMCDIRDVKVVILGQDPYHGPNQAHGLCFSVQRPVPPPPSLENIYKELSTDIEDFVHPGHGDLSGWAKQGVLLLNAVLTVRAHQANSHKERGWEQFTDAVVSWLNQNSNGLVFLLWGSYAQKKGSAIDRKRHHVLQTAHPSPLSVYRGFFGCRHFSKTNELLQKSGKKPIDWKEL from the exons ATGATCGGCCAGAAGACGCTCTACTCCTTTTTCTCCCCCAGCCCCGCCAGGAAGCGACACGCCCCCAGCCCCGAGCCGGCCGTCCAGGGGACCGGCGTGGCTGGGGTGCCTGAGGAAAGCGGAGATGCGGCG GCCATCCCAGCCAAGAAGGCCCCGGCTGGGCAGGAGGAGCCTGGGACGCCGCCCTCCTCGCCGCTGAGTGCCGAGCAGTTGGACCGGATCCAGAGGAACAAGGCCGCGGCCCTGCTCAGACTCGCGGCCCGCAACGTGCCCGTGGGCTTTGGAGAGAGCTGGAAGAAGCACCTCAGCGGGGAGTTCGGGAAACCGTATTTTATCAAG CTAATGGGATTTGttgcagaagaaagaaagcatTACACTGTTTATCCACCCCCACACCAAGTCTTCACCTGGACCCAGATGTGTGACATAAGAGAT GTGAAGGTTGTCATCCTGGGACAGGATCCATATCATGGACCTAATCAAGCTCACGGGCTCTGCTTTAGTGTTCAAAGGCCTGTTCCGCCTCCGCCCAG TTTGGAGAACATTTATAAAGAGTTGTCTACAGACATAGAGGATTTTGTTCATCCTGGCCATGGAGATTTATCTGGGTGGGCCAAGCAAG GTGTTCTCCTTCTCAACGCTGTCCTCACGGTTCGTGCCCATCAAGCCAACTCTCATAAGGAGCGAGGCTGGGAGCAGTTCACTGATGCAGTTGTGTCCTGGCTAAATCAGAACTCGAATGGCCTTGTTTTCTTGCTCTGGGGCTCTTATGCTCAGAAGAAGGGCAGTGCCATTGATAgg AAGCGGCACCATGTACTACAGACGGCTCATCCCTCCCCTTTGTCAGTGTATAGAGGGTTCTTTGGATGTAGACACTTTTCAAAGACCAATGAGCTGCTGCAGAAGTCTGGCAAGAAGCCCATCGACTGGAAGGAGCTGTGA